Genomic segment of Thermodesulfobacteriota bacterium:
GCCGGTGAGCGTCCTGGGCACGGTGGTGGGTGTGGCCATCCAGTGATGCGGATGCCGGCGGCCCGCGCCGCCCTGGTCCTGGCGCTGGCCTTGCTCGCTCCGGCCTGTGGCGCCAGCCGCCAGCAGGGAGCCGGCCAGCCGCTGCTGCCGGCGGCGGCGCCAGGGCTCGACATCTGCCGCAACGAGGCGGTGGCGCCGCCCCTGGTCAGCCGTCTCCACTGCCCGGGTCGCCCCACCCTGGTGGTCGCACCCCTCTTGTCCTGGTCCCGGCAGCCGGATACCTCGGGTACCCAGGATACGATCCGTTTCCTCTATCCCCTGGGACGGTGGCAGGACGGTCCGGCCGGCCAAGAGCTTACCTTCATTCCGGCGGTGGACGCCGCCTGGCCGGCGACCGCGGACCAGGCGGCCGCTGCCAGCACCTTCTTTCCCCTGTTCTGGGGCCGCACCGCTGGCGGGGAGCGTTACGGCGGCCTCTTTCCGGTGGCTGGCGAGCTCAAAGACCGCTTCAACGCCGGCCGGATCCGCTTTGCCCTCTGGCCGCTGTGGAGTGAGGTCCGCACCGGGGACAACGCGAAGACCCACCTGCTGTGGCCCGTGGTGAGCTATGCCCAGGGGCCGGACCAGTCGGGCTGCAAGCTGTGGCCCCTGGGCGGGCGTTTCGAGAAGACCGGCCGCTCCCGTTCCTGGTTTGCTCTCTGGCCCCTCTTGTCGGGCTCCCAGGAGCTGGAGGGCGAACGGGTACGGGGGGAGCGGCTTGCCGTCTTTCCTTTCTACGGCACGGCCTGGAGCGGCAGCCGCCAGGAGACCTGGTGGCTGTGGCCCTTCTTCTCCTGGACCGAGGATCCCGGCCAGGGCTGGACCAGCCGGGATCTCCTGTGGCCCCTGGTGCGGATCAGCGACGGCCCGGACCGGCGGCTGCGCCGCTACTGGCCCCTGTGGAGCGAGAGCGACGCGCCCGGCCGCCGGGAGTCTTTTCTGCTGTGGCCCTTCTTTTCCCGCAGCCAGGAGGAGCTGACCGGCGGGGTGCGGATGACCACGGCCAGCGGCCTGCTCATTGCCCGGCACCGCCAGCACCTGGCTGCCGGCTCCGGCCAGGTGCTGGCCACAGACGACCTCCTCTGGCCCCTGTTCCGGGACACCTCGGCCCAGGGCTGGCGCCGCCTCCGGGTGCTGGACCCCTTCTCGATCCTGGGGGACGGCTTCGACCTTCATTACGGCGGTCTCTTCCGGGTGGTCGATCTCGTGACCGGTCCGGACGAGTTGGTGCAGCTCGACCTTCTCTTCGGCCTCGCCGGCTACGAGCGGGAGCCGGCCCGGGCCCGCTGGCGTCTGGCCTACCTGTTCGACCTTAGGCGGGGTGCCGACTGGGACTCCTGGAGCCTCGCCCTCCTGGGCGGCCTGTGGCAGCACTGGCAGGGGCCGGACCAGGGCGGAGGACAGCTCCTCCATCTCTTCCGCTACGGCGACTCCCGCACCTCTCCTGGGCCGTGACGGCCTGGGGCCGGGCTTTTTCTTTTGACAGCTGCTGGGTGGGTTTTTTAGAGTGCCGGTATGCCCCGATCCTCCCGCCGGCGTCCCTGGGGCGCCATCCTCGTCCTCGGCGCCATTCTGGTGCCGGTCGGCCCGGCCTGGGCCATGCAGAGCCATGGGGGCATGGAGGGGCTGGTGGGCCATCAGATTGGCCATCTCCTCTTCATCGCTGGCCTGGCCTTCATCCTCCACGTGAGCCGCAAGCCCGGCATGGTGACGGCCGGGGGCGGACGGTTCCGCCTCTTCCTGTGGCTGCTCCTGATCTGGAATCTGGTGACGGGCCTCGGCCACGGGATGGAGCTGCGGGTCCGGCCGGAGCAGCTTCTGGCCGCCGGCGGCCGGACCGTGGCCTTCGTGGTCCGGGATCCGGGTGACGTCCTCTACTATCTGGGCCGGCTCGATCATCTGGTCCTGGTGCCGGCCATGCTGGCCCTCTTCCTGGCCCTTCGCCGCTGGCGGCAGGCCGACCAGGCACAGCCATGATCCTGCCCTGGTGGCCGGTGATCTGGACCGACATCCTGGGCTGCCTGGCTGTGCTCGGCCTGGCCGGGGCGTGCTGGCGGGCGGCCTGGATCTGGTACGGGCGGCGGCCGGCCGACGTTTTCCGGCACTACCTCTTCCTGCTCACCGTGACCATTGTCGTCTTCGCCTGCTCCCGGTCGGTGGGCCACCTGCTCAAGCAGCTCCTGTTCTACACCGGCCACCGGGACTGGTGGGCGCTCATCGAGCCCCACAGCGGAGCGGTGAATACCGCCAGCTTTGTCGTGGTCTTCGTCCTCTCCATCGGCTTTCAGCGGCTGAAGCGCATCCAGGCGGCGGCCGAGGAGGCGGCCTTCACGGTGGCCAGCGCCCGGGCCGAGGTGGCGGCGGTCCGGGAGCGGGAAACCGCCCTGGCAGCCATCTTCGATGCCATGGCGGATGTGGTCTACATCATCGACGCCCAGTACCGGATCCGCTTCTTCAACCGGCGCCTGCGGGAGTGGCTGCCGAACCTGGCCGAGGGCGACCTGTGCCATGACGCCCTCATGGGTGGCGAGGAGCCCTGCCCGGGCTGCAAGCTGCACGGCACCATCGACCGGGCCGCCAAACAGCAGTATGAGCGGTTCCTGCCCGGTCTTGGCCGCCTGTTCAGCATTGTCAGCATTCCGCTCACCTGGGGCAGCGGTGAGACGGTCTGTCTCAATGTGGCCCGGGACATCACCGAGGAGCGGAAGCTGGCCGAGCAGCTGCTCCACGCCCAGCGCATGGAGTCCATCGGCACCCTGGCCGGGGGGCTGGCCCACGACCTCAACAACACCCTGACTCCCATCCTGGGCAATGCCGAGCTGGCCCTGCGCCGTCTCGACTCCGACTCCCCCCTGGTGCCTCGCCTGCAGGAGATCAAGGACGGCGCCCGGCGGGCCGCGGATCTGGTACGCCGCATCCTGGCCTTCAGCCGCCGCCAGGATCTCCATCCCCGGACCCTGGACGCGAACCTGCTCATCCGGAATCTGGCCGGCATGCTGCGCCGCCTGGTGGAAGAGAATATCGAGCTGGAGATGGATCTGGCTGCCACGCCGGCGGTGGTGATCGCCGATCCTGGCCAACTGGAGCAGATCCTGGTCAACCTGGTGGTCAACGCCCGGGACGCCACAGGGGGGGGCGGCACCATCCAGATTGGCACCCGTCAGGCTGCGGGGGTGGGCCACCCCTGTCGCAGCTGCGGGCAGCCGATCACCGGCGAGCAGGTGGCCATCTCGGTGGCCGATTCCGGCTCCGGGATCCCGGCCGCTATCCAGGACCGGATCTTCGAGCCCTATTTCACCACCAAGGGCCTCAACCAGGGCACCGGCCTGGGGCTGGCCATGGTGCACGGCAGCGTCCACCAGCACGGCGGGCACCTGGGGCTGGCGAGCGAGCAGGGCATGGGTACGGTGGTCACGGTCTGGCTGCCCGCAGCCGGGCAGCCGGCCGCACCGGGGCCCTTCATCCGGCCGGTCGAGCCGGACAGCCTGGCCGGGGGCTCAGAGGTCATCCTGGTGGTGGAGGATCATGCGCCGCTCCGGGAGTTGGTCCGGGAGGTGCTGCAGGGGTATGGCTACCGGGTGCTGGCTGCGGAAGACGGCGAGACCGCCCTGCGCCTGTACCAGGAGCAGGGCGGGGCGGTGGATCTGGTGCTCAGTGACCTGGTGATGCCCGGCATGGACGGCCGGGAGCTGGTGGCGCGGCTGCGGCAGCAGGAGCCGGGCCTGCGCTGTCTGTTCATGTCCGGCTACACGGATAGCCGCCTCCACGGCGACGAGGCCGAGGATGCGGATGACCTCCTCCCCAAGCCCTTCCTGCCCGGCCAGCTGGCAGCCCGGGTGCGCCAGGCCCTCAATGGCCAGGCCCCGGGGGAAAGCCGCGGCCAGGCCAGCCACTAGCCGCGGCCGCCCCGGGTTGCATTTCCCTGGCCGAGCTGGTAGGCTACCCCACTTTCGTTACCCGGAAAGACGAACCGTCGAAGGCCCAACAAGGAATCCTGAAGCTTGAAGGGACACACCACGAAATCCCTGGCCGAGATCGCTGCCCTGGTGGGGGGCGAGCTGGCGGGCCCTGGCGACCTGCATGTGCGGGCGGTGCAGGACCTGGCGTCTGCCCGGGAGGGGGAGATCACCTTTGTGACCAGCCGCCGGCTGCTGCCGCTTCTGGCGACCAGCCGGGCGTCGGCGGTGATCGTTGCCGCCGACCTGCCGGACGTGGACCGGCCGGCGATCCGGGTCCACGACCCCTATCTGGCGGTGGCCATCCTGCAGAGCCTGTTCGTGCTGCGGCCCTTCCGCAGCCTGGGGGTGAGCCCGCAAGCCCAGGTGGGGGCGGAGTGTGTCATCCCGGCCGCGGTCACCATCCACCCCTTCGCGGTCCTGGGGGACCGGGTGGAGCTGGGGGAGCGGGTGACCATCCATCCCGGGGCCGTGCTGGGCGACGACGTCCGGATTGGCGACGACTCGGTCCTCCATGCCGGCGTCTTTGTGGGCGAGCGCTCGGTGATCGGCAGCCGGGTGGTGATCCATCCCGGAGCGGTGATCGGTGCCGACGGCTTCGGCTATGCCCGGGCGGACGACAAGGCGGTGAAGATCCCCCAGGTGGGGATGGTGCAGATTGACGATGACGTGGAGGTCGGGGCCGGCGTTTGCATCGACCGGGCCACCTTCGGCCGTACCTGGATCCGGCAAGGCGCCAAGGTGGACAATCTGGTGCAGATCGGCCACAACGTGACCGTGGGCGAGGACGCCGTCCTGGTGGCCCAGGCTGGCATCGCCGGCTCCGCCACCCTGGGCCGCGGCGTGATCCTGGCTGGCCAGGCCGGGGTGAGCGGCCACGTCACCCTGGGGGACGGCGTGACCGTTGGACCCAAGGCCGGGGTCCACGACCACCAGCCGGACGGTGCCACGGTCTCGGGGGTGCCAGCCATTCCCCACCGGGAATGGCTGCGGGCCGCCGCCGCCTACCGCCGGCTGCCGGAGCTGGTCAAAGAGGTCCGGGAGCTGCGCCGGCGGGTGGCCGAGCTGGAGGAGCGGCTGGCCGATCGCGGCAGCAGCCACGACATAAGGGGTATCTGATGGAGCTTGCAGGCACCACCGTGGATCATATCGGCATTCTGAACCTGCTGCCGCACCGCTACCCGCTGCTCCTGGTGGACCGCATCCTGGAGTGGGAGAAGGACCAGCGCATCCGGGCCCTCAAGAACGTCACCATCAACGAGCCGTTCTTTCAAGGCCATTTCCCGGGCACGCCCATCATGCCCGGGGTCCTGATCCTGGAGGGCATGGCCCAGGCCGGGGTGGTCCTGGCCTATCTGTCCACCGGCGACGAGTTCGTTGGCCGACTGCCCTATTTCGCCGGCATGGACGCGGTGCGCTTCCGCCAGCCGGTGGTGCCCGGCGACCAGTTGGTCTTTTCTCTTGCGGTCCAGCGCCGCAAGGCCAAGCTGTGGAAGCTGGCGGGTCAGGCCTTTGTCCAGGACAAGCTGGTGACCGAGGCCGAGCTCATGGCCGTCTTCTCCTGACGGCCCTTCTCTTCGTACTGTCCTTTCGCATCCCGCGCTGCCGGAGCCGCCAGGCTTATGCCGGCGCGCCGGCATCGTCAACCTGGCGGTCCCCTTGACCCCACAGCCCGAAAGGCCGTCATGCCCATCCATCCCACAGCCATTGTTGATCCCGGCGCCGAGCTGGACCCCAGCGTCACCGTGGGGCCCTTGGCGGTCATCGAGGCCGGCGTCGTGGTGGGGCCGGAGACCACCATCGGCGCCCACAGCGTGCTCTCCGGCCCCACCGTCATCGGTGCCCGCAACCTCATCGGTCCTTTTTGCACCGTGGGCGCTGCCCCCCAGGACCTCAAGTACGGCGGCGAGCCCACCCGGCTGACCATCGGCAACGACAACCAGATCCGGGAGTACGCCAGCATTCATCGGGGAACGGTGGATGGCCTGGGCGAGACCAGGATCGGTGACCACAACTTCCTCATGGCCTACAGCCACGTGGCCCACGACTGCGAGCTGGGCAGCCATGTGGTGATGGCCAATGCCGCCACCCTGGGCGGGCATGTGCAGGTGGCCGACCGGGCGATCCTGGGCGGCCTGGTGGCGGTGCACCAGTTCTGCCGGGTGGGGCGCTTCGCCTTTGTGGGCGGCCTGTCCGGGGTGAGCTTGGACGTGCCGCCCTTTGTCCGGGTCAGCGGCATCCGGGGCGGCATGCGGGTGAGCAGCATCAACGTCGTCGGCCTCCGGCGGGCCGGCTTCCCGGAGGAGACGGTCACCTCTTTGCGCCAGGCGCATCGGATCATCTTCCGCCGGCCGGAGCTTCTTCTGGAGGCAGCCCTGGAGGAGGCCCTGGCAACGGCCCCTGGCTGCGCCGAGGTGGCGGAGCTGGTGGCCTTCTTCCGTTCCTCCCGCCGGGGGGTGATCCGCAGGAACGGCGGTGACGACTAGGATCGGCATCATCGCCGGCCGGGGCCGTTTTCCGCACCTCTTTGCCGAGGCGGCCCGCCGCCAGGGCTGCCAGGTGGTGGTGGTCGCCCATCAGGGCGAATCGGCCCCGGATCTGGCCGACTATGCCGACCGCATCCACTGGGTGCGCCTGGGCCAGTTGGGGCGGATCATCGAGGTGCTGCGCCAGGAGGAGGTCGAAGAGGCGGTGCTCCTGGGCGCCATCACCAAGACCAGCATCTGGCGGGACATCCGGCCGGACCTGCGGGGGCTGGCGCTGTGGGGCCGGATCGACCGCCGCCAGGACGACGCCATCCTGCGGGCGGTGGCAGCGGAGCTGGAAAAGGAGGGGATCCGGATCGTCGAATCCACCCGCTATCTTGGCCATCTGCTCTTCCCGGCCGGCCAGCTGACCAGAAGGGGCCTTGCCGCCGCCGAGCTGGCGGATGTGCGCTTCGGCTGGCAGATGGCCAAGGCGATCGGGGCGCTCGATATCGGCCAGACCGTGGTGGTGCGGGATCGCACCGTGCTGGCCGTGGAGGCCATCGAGGGCACCGATGCCGCCATCCGCCGGGGCGGCAGCCTGGGCCGCCAGGAGGTGGTGGTGGTCAAGGTCAAGAAGCCGCAGCAGGATTTCCGCTTCGATCTGCCAGCCATCGGCGTGCAAACCATGACCACCATGCAGGAGAGCGGCGCCCGGGTGCTGGCGGTGGAGGCCGGCCAGTCCCTGTTCTTCGAGCGGGAAGAGGCCCTGGCCCTGGCCGATCAGGCGGGCCTTACGGTGGTGGGGCTCACCGCCGGTGCCGGCGGCCTCCCTTTGCTGCCGGCAGCGTGACCGGCCCGTCGGCCCGCCTCCACCGCCGGGAGCCAAGACCGTCATGAAGGCCATGATCCTGGCCGCCGGCTTCGGTACCCGTCTGGCCCCCCACAGCCTCGTTCTGCCCAAGCCCCTGTTTCCAATCCTCAATCGGCCGCTTCTCGCCATCACCATCGAGCAGCTCAGGCAGGCCGGGGTGGATGAGATCATCGTCAACGCCCACCACTTGGCCGGCCAGATCCAGGCAGCGCTGTCCGGCCTTGCCGGCGTTACCGTGTTGCAGGAAGACGCTATTCTCGGCACCGGCGGTGGCCTCAGGAACGCCCTGCCCATCCTGGGCCGGCAGCCGGTGCTGGTGGTGAACGCCGACATCGCCCACACGTTGGACCTGTCCAGCCTGGCGGCTCGCCACCTCGCCTCCGGGGCGGCGGTCTCCATGGTGCTCCAGGACCAGGACCGCTTCCGGGTGGTGGCGGTGGACGAGGCAGACCGGGTGCTGGCTTTCGGCCCGGCGGCCGAGGGCGCCCGCCGCCTGGCCTACACCGGTGTCCAATTCCTCTGGCCCGAGATCCTGGACGCCATGCCGGCGGGCGTCCATGCCGAGCTCATCCCCTGGTATCAGGCCGCCATCGCCCGGGGCGTGCCCATCCAGGGTTTGGTGGCCGCCGGCCATTTCTGGACCGATATCGGCACCCCCGTCGACTACCTGGACCTCCACGCCCGGTTGCTCACCGGCCGCCTGAGCGCGCCGCATCTGCCCCGGCCGGGCGGCAGCCCCCATCTCGGCCCAGGCTGCCAGCTGGCGTCCGGCGTCACCGTGGCCGACTGGGCCTGCCTGGGCGCCGGGGTCACCGTGGGGGCCGGGGCGAGCCTGGCCCGGGTGGTGGTCTGGGCTGGCGTTGCCATTGCGGCGGGGGCGCAGCTGGCGGATGCCATCGTTTCGGGTTGAAGGCTTCCTGAAGACCGGCGGCGCCCATCGACCGAAACGACCGGTGGCCGGGGAGGGGAGCGTCCCCGCCCGAAGCGGGCGTCGCAACGTACCGGCACCGGGCGCCTGTGTCTGGCCCCGCCGGGGGATGAATCCCCCGGCTACCATTGCTGCTCTCGCTTCGCGAGGCGTGAAGCCATGCTGTCGCCTGCCATCATTCGCTTTCTGAAGGACCAGGGGCTCTGGGGGCCGGAGGCATGCACGTGCCAGGGACTGCGGGGGGATGGCTCCGGCCGGCCGTTCTTCCGGCTGCTGGCCCACGGTCGGCCGCCGGTGGTGCTGGTGCTGCCGGATCCGGACCAGCCCCGGGGGCTGGCCGAGGCGGCGGCGAGCCTCGCCATCGGCCGCCACCTGGCTGCCGCCGGGGTGCCAGTGCCGCGGATTCTGGCCGCGGAGCCCCCTGCGGGCTGGATCGTCTTTCAGGATCTGGGGGACCGGCACCTGGCCACCGCAGTGGCGCAGGCCTCCTCCCGGGATCAGGTGCTGGGCTGGTACCGCTCGGCCGTCGAGATCCTCCTGGCCCTCCAGATCGATGGCTGGGCGGGCTTTGATCCGGCCTGGTCCTGGGACACCCCTTTGTTCGACCGGGACCTCATGCGGCGCCGCGAGGCAGACTACTTTCTGGAGCGGTTTTGGCAAGGCTATCTCGGCCAACCAACGGTGCCGGACGGGGTGGCCGGGGAGCTGGATCGGTTGGCCGATCGGGCCAGCGAGGCGTCCACGGATTTTCTCGTGCACCGGGACTTCCAGTCCCGCAATCTGATGCTGACCCCGGAGGGCGCGCTCGCGGTCATCGACTTCCAAGGCGCCCGCCAAGGGCCCCGGGCCTATGACCTGGCGAGCCTGCTCCTTGACCCCTATGTGGAGCTGCCGGTGGCCGAGCAGGAGGAGCTCCTGGACTTCTATGGCCTGAGGGCGGCCGCCCGGGGCCGGCCGGTACCGCCAGACTTCCGGGTCGAGCTCAGCCATCTCGCCCTGCAGCGGAACCTGCAGATCCTGGGCGCCTTCGGCTTTCTGGTCAAGGTGCGGGGCAAGGGCTTTTTCAAGGCGTCTATTCCGGGGGCGGTCCGCTCCCTCAATCGCCTCCTGACCTGGCCGGAGCTGTCGGCATTCCCCCGGCTGCGCGGTCTGGCCGAAGAGATCCCGGCCCTCCTGGCCAGCGCCGGCACCCATCCAGAGGGAGAGTTGCCATGAGCCACAGCGTCTGCCCCATTGTCGCCCTGGTGGGCCGGCCCAATGTCGGCAAGTCCACGTTGTTCAACCGCCTCACCCGCTCCAACCGGGCCATCGTCGATCCGACCCCCGGGGTGACCCGGGACCGGGCCTACGAGGTGGTGCGCTGGGAGGATCGGGACGTCATCCTGGTGGACACCGGCGGCATCGAGCCGGCGGCTGGTGACGATTTTTCCGCCCAGGTCACCGGCCAGACCAGGCAGGCGGTGGCGGAGGCCGACCTGGTCGTCCTCATTCTGGATGGCCGGGAGGGCGCCTTGCCCCAGGACCACCGCATCGCCGGCGAGCTGCGCCGTACCGGCAAGCCCCTCCTGGTGGCGGTGAACAAGATCGACGGCCCGGAGATGGAAGAGGCCGGGCTTGGCGCCTGCTATGAGCTGGGGATCGGCGAGCTGGTGCCCATCTCCGCCGAGCACGGCTACGGGATCCGGAGCCTGCTGGAGACCTTGCGCTCCCGGCTGCCCGCGGCCGGCACCGAGCCGCCCCTGCCGGCGGCGACCATCCGCGTCGCCTGCGTCGGCCGGCCCAATGTGGGCAAGTCCTCCCTGGTCAACCGCCTGCTGGGCGAGGAGCGGATGATCGTCTCCCAGGTGCCGGGCACCACCCGGGACTCGGTGGATACCCTCCTGGTCCGGGACGAGCAGGCCTATCTTCTGGTGGACACCGCCGGCATCCGCCGCCGGGGCAAGGTGCAGGAGAAGCTGGAGAAGTTCAGCGTCCTCAAGAGCCTGCAATCCCTGGCCCGGGCGGACATCGCCCTGGTGCTCCTGGATGCCGGCGAGGGCATCACCGACCAGGACACCCGGGTGATCGGCCATGCCCTGGAGCGGGGCCGGGCCTTGATCATCCTCATCAACAAATGGGATCTGCTGCGCAACGACCCTGCCGGCCAGCGGCGGCTGCGGGACGAGCTGGACCGCCAGACCGCCTTCGTGGACTACGTGCCCCGGCTCTTCATCTCCGCCCTCACCGGCAAGGGGGTGGGCGAGATCCTGCCGGCGGTGCAGAAGGTCTTCCGCCAGTTCAACGCCCATTTCGGCACCGGTCCCTTGAACCGCCTGCTCAAAGAGGCGGTGGCGGCCCACAGCCCGCCCCTCCACCAGGGCCGCCGGCTGCGCCTCTACTACACCACCCAGACCGACACCCGGCCGCCCACCTTCACCGTCTTCGCCAACCAGCCGGACGGCATCCACTTCTCCTACCATCGCTTCCTGGTCAACCGCTTCCGGGAGGGCCTGGGTCTTTCCGACTGCCCGGTGCGGGTCCTCTTGCGGGAGCGGCCCCGGCGCCAGCGGCCGTAAGACTGCCCAGCAGAGACCGGCTGATGGGCGGGAGGCGGTCGGCTGGCCGGCGCCCGCCCTTTTCCCGGAGGGTCTTCCGGACCAAAGCCAGGAGCCCGGCGGCGGCAAAAGGCTTCTGGATATACCCGGAGAAGAAGCCTGTCTTCCGGGTCATCTCCTCGCTGATGGCCTCGTGGTGGCCGGTGCACAGGATCACCGGCAGCTCCGGCCGGATGGCGAGCAGGCGTCTTGCCAGCTCGATGCCGCTGTATCCCGGCATGCTGAGGTCGGTGACGACCAGATCCACCCCGGATGGATTCCGGCAGAAGAAGGAGAGCGCTTCCCGCCCCCCGGTGAAGGCGAGCACCGTGAATCCCGCCTTCTCCAACAGCCCCCGGATGACCGTGACCACCTTCTCGTCGTCATCCACCGCCATGATCCTTCCGGCCTCGGACAGCCGGGGAACGGTCCGGTCTTCTTCGGCCGGCGCCGGCCGGAAGGACTCTTTCGGCACATGGACCGGCAGATAGATCCGGAAGGTCGCGCCAGCCCCGACCTCGCTGGACACCGCAATATGCCCTTTGAGGTTCCGGACGATGCCGGACACAACCGCCAG
This window contains:
- a CDS encoding response regulator, encoding MILPWWPVIWTDILGCLAVLGLAGACWRAAWIWYGRRPADVFRHYLFLLTVTIVVFACSRSVGHLLKQLLFYTGHRDWWALIEPHSGAVNTASFVVVFVLSIGFQRLKRIQAAAEEAAFTVASARAEVAAVRERETALAAIFDAMADVVYIIDAQYRIRFFNRRLREWLPNLAEGDLCHDALMGGEEPCPGCKLHGTIDRAAKQQYERFLPGLGRLFSIVSIPLTWGSGETVCLNVARDITEERKLAEQLLHAQRMESIGTLAGGLAHDLNNTLTPILGNAELALRRLDSDSPLVPRLQEIKDGARRAADLVRRILAFSRRQDLHPRTLDANLLIRNLAGMLRRLVEENIELEMDLAATPAVVIADPGQLEQILVNLVVNARDATGGGGTIQIGTRQAAGVGHPCRSCGQPITGEQVAISVADSGSGIPAAIQDRIFEPYFTTKGLNQGTGLGLAMVHGSVHQHGGHLGLASEQGMGTVVTVWLPAAGQPAAPGPFIRPVEPDSLAGGSEVILVVEDHAPLRELVREVLQGYGYRVLAAEDGETALRLYQEQGGAVDLVLSDLVMPGMDGRELVARLRQQEPGLRCLFMSGYTDSRLHGDEAEDADDLLPKPFLPGQLAARVRQALNGQAPGESRGQASH
- the lpxD gene encoding UDP-3-O-(3-hydroxymyristoyl)glucosamine N-acyltransferase; protein product: MKGHTTKSLAEIAALVGGELAGPGDLHVRAVQDLASAREGEITFVTSRRLLPLLATSRASAVIVAADLPDVDRPAIRVHDPYLAVAILQSLFVLRPFRSLGVSPQAQVGAECVIPAAVTIHPFAVLGDRVELGERVTIHPGAVLGDDVRIGDDSVLHAGVFVGERSVIGSRVVIHPGAVIGADGFGYARADDKAVKIPQVGMVQIDDDVEVGAGVCIDRATFGRTWIRQGAKVDNLVQIGHNVTVGEDAVLVAQAGIAGSATLGRGVILAGQAGVSGHVTLGDGVTVGPKAGVHDHQPDGATVSGVPAIPHREWLRAAAAYRRLPELVKEVRELRRRVAELEERLADRGSSHDIRGI
- the fabZ gene encoding 3-hydroxyacyl-ACP dehydratase FabZ, whose amino-acid sequence is MELAGTTVDHIGILNLLPHRYPLLLVDRILEWEKDQRIRALKNVTINEPFFQGHFPGTPIMPGVLILEGMAQAGVVLAYLSTGDEFVGRLPYFAGMDAVRFRQPVVPGDQLVFSLAVQRRKAKLWKLAGQAFVQDKLVTEAELMAVFS
- the lpxA gene encoding acyl-ACP--UDP-N-acetylglucosamine O-acyltransferase yields the protein MPIHPTAIVDPGAELDPSVTVGPLAVIEAGVVVGPETTIGAHSVLSGPTVIGARNLIGPFCTVGAAPQDLKYGGEPTRLTIGNDNQIREYASIHRGTVDGLGETRIGDHNFLMAYSHVAHDCELGSHVVMANAATLGGHVQVADRAILGGLVAVHQFCRVGRFAFVGGLSGVSLDVPPFVRVSGIRGGMRVSSINVVGLRRAGFPEETVTSLRQAHRIIFRRPELLLEAALEEALATAPGCAEVAELVAFFRSSRRGVIRRNGGDD
- the lpxI gene encoding UDP-2,3-diacylglucosamine diphosphatase LpxI (LpxI, functionally equivalent to LpxH, replaces it in LPS biosynthesis in a minority of bacteria.) produces the protein MTTRIGIIAGRGRFPHLFAEAARRQGCQVVVVAHQGESAPDLADYADRIHWVRLGQLGRIIEVLRQEEVEEAVLLGAITKTSIWRDIRPDLRGLALWGRIDRRQDDAILRAVAAELEKEGIRIVESTRYLGHLLFPAGQLTRRGLAAAELADVRFGWQMAKAIGALDIGQTVVVRDRTVLAVEAIEGTDAAIRRGGSLGRQEVVVVKVKKPQQDFRFDLPAIGVQTMTTMQESGARVLAVEAGQSLFFEREEALALADQAGLTVVGLTAGAGGLPLLPAA
- a CDS encoding NDP-sugar synthase; the protein is MKAMILAAGFGTRLAPHSLVLPKPLFPILNRPLLAITIEQLRQAGVDEIIVNAHHLAGQIQAALSGLAGVTVLQEDAILGTGGGLRNALPILGRQPVLVVNADIAHTLDLSSLAARHLASGAAVSMVLQDQDRFRVVAVDEADRVLAFGPAAEGARRLAYTGVQFLWPEILDAMPAGVHAELIPWYQAAIARGVPIQGLVAAGHFWTDIGTPVDYLDLHARLLTGRLSAPHLPRPGGSPHLGPGCQLASGVTVADWACLGAGVTVGAGASLARVVVWAGVAIAAGAQLADAIVSG
- a CDS encoding phosphotransferase, coding for MLSPAIIRFLKDQGLWGPEACTCQGLRGDGSGRPFFRLLAHGRPPVVLVLPDPDQPRGLAEAAASLAIGRHLAAAGVPVPRILAAEPPAGWIVFQDLGDRHLATAVAQASSRDQVLGWYRSAVEILLALQIDGWAGFDPAWSWDTPLFDRDLMRRREADYFLERFWQGYLGQPTVPDGVAGELDRLADRASEASTDFLVHRDFQSRNLMLTPEGALAVIDFQGARQGPRAYDLASLLLDPYVELPVAEQEELLDFYGLRAAARGRPVPPDFRVELSHLALQRNLQILGAFGFLVKVRGKGFFKASIPGAVRSLNRLLTWPELSAFPRLRGLAEEIPALLASAGTHPEGELP
- the der gene encoding ribosome biogenesis GTPase Der, giving the protein MSHSVCPIVALVGRPNVGKSTLFNRLTRSNRAIVDPTPGVTRDRAYEVVRWEDRDVILVDTGGIEPAAGDDFSAQVTGQTRQAVAEADLVVLILDGREGALPQDHRIAGELRRTGKPLLVAVNKIDGPEMEEAGLGACYELGIGELVPISAEHGYGIRSLLETLRSRLPAAGTEPPLPAATIRVACVGRPNVGKSSLVNRLLGEERMIVSQVPGTTRDSVDTLLVRDEQAYLLVDTAGIRRRGKVQEKLEKFSVLKSLQSLARADIALVLLDAGEGITDQDTRVIGHALERGRALIILINKWDLLRNDPAGQRRLRDELDRQTAFVDYVPRLFISALTGKGVGEILPAVQKVFRQFNAHFGTGPLNRLLKEAVAAHSPPLHQGRRLRLYYTTQTDTRPPTFTVFANQPDGIHFSYHRFLVNRFREGLGLSDCPVRVLLRERPRRQRP